The sequence TGACGTGGCACTCGCTCCCACTCCGGTGGCGTCTCCTCCCCGCTGACCATGACCGACAATTCGATGCAGCAACCCCAACGGCGTTTCCTTTCTTCGCCGCTGGCCGCGGGAGCGCGTGCCGTGCCGTACGCCGGACTCTGCGCCCTGATCGTGATCCTGGCGGGGTTCGTCGATCTCTGGTTCGGTGGCACCGATCTCGCCTCGGTGCTGCTCGTGCTGGGTTATGTGGTGGCCGTCCCCTGGGCCATCTGGTTTTCCGGTCATCATGTGGGAGCCGCAGGGTCGTCACGCACGGGGATACCAGCCACACCAGCGATACCTGACGATGAACCTGCACCGTACCGTGTTGCCGCGATCGTCGGTGTCATGGTGCTCGCGTTGTACGTCGTCTCGCTGGCGCCCACGACGGCCATGTGGGATGCCAGTGAATACATCGCCGCCGCCAAGGTGCTCGGCATCCCGCATCCGCCGGGCAATCCGTTGTTCGTGCTCATCGCCCATGCGTTTGCATTGTTGCCCGTGCCGCTGTCGTACGCCGGGCGCATCAATCTCCTTGCCGCCACCACGAGCGCCATCAGCGCGGCGCTCTGGTTTCTCGTCACCTGGCGGGCATTGCGTGGCTGGCGCATGCCCACGGTCCCGCGACGTGTCACGTCGGGCGCGGCAGCGCTGCTGGGCGCCACCTGCTTCACGGTGTGGAATCAGAGCGTGGTGAACGAGAAGGTGTACACCGTGGCCATGCTCGGTCTCGCCGCTTCCGCGTGGTGTGCCCTGCAATGGCATGACAGTCCGGCCCACTCGCGCCGCTCCACGAGCTGGCTGCTGCTCTTCGTGTACCTCTGCGCGCTCGGCTACACCAACCATCCAGCGGGTTTCCTGCCGCTGCCCGCCTTCGGTGTGTACGTGCTCTGGCGTCGCGCGTCCACGCTGCTGCAGTGGCGCGTGCTGATGGCAGCGGCGGGTGTCATGATCCTGGGCCTCTCGGTCTTTCTCTATCAGCCCATTCGCGCCGCACATCATCCGGCCATGAATGTGGGGGAACCCACGGCCTGCGTGGGAGCGCCGGAACTGGCGTGCACCTTCAGCGCCGAGACGTATGCCAAGGTCATGGCCAACGTGAGTCGCGAGCAGTACGGAGGTCATCGCGTGATGGAGCGTCAGGCGCCGCTGTCCGCGCAGTTCGGCATGTGGTGGCAGTACTTCGAGTGGCAGATGGTGCGCGACGCCGCACGAACGCTCCCCACACTGCAGCGCGCCCTGGCGATCATGGCGCTCGGCCTCGGGCTCTTCGGCGGATGGATGCACTTCCGGCGCGATCGTGGATCGTTTGCGTTCTTCGGCCCGCTGGTGTTCACCCTCACGCCGGCGCTGGTCGTGTATCTCAATTTCAGATACGGTGCCACCCAGGCACCGGAACTGGGCGATGCGGTCAATCGTGAAGTGCGCGATCGCGACTACTTCTTTCTCTGGAGTTTCGCCACGTGGAGCGTGTGGGTGGCGCTCGGTCTGGGATCACTGTGGCAATCCCTGGCGCTGCGGCTGACCCAGCGGCTGGCGCCACACCTCGCCTCCCGTGATCACACGCCGACGGACCATCGCCCGCTGGTATCGTCCTCGGCATCATCCTCGGCATCCTCCCCCGTGTCCTCATCGACGGCATCGTCGATGGGGAACACGCGCGCCTGGCTCCTCACCTCGGCAGTGATGGCGGTAGCACTCATCCCGCTGATCGGCAACGCCGGCGCGGCGCCCCGTCGCGGACAGACGTTCACGGCACTCTGGGCGCGGGATCTGCTGGAGTCGGTGTCTCCCAACGGCATTCTGATCACCAGCGGTGACAACGACTCGTTCCCGGTGTGGTACGCGCAACTGGTGGAAGGGGTGCGTCCCGATGTGGTGCTGGCCATCACGCCGTATCTCAATGCCGACTGGTACGCCCATCATCTCGTGCCCGATGTGGAGCAGATTCCGCCGTACGTGGAGCTGCGCGAGCCGGCCGTGTTCGAACACGGCACCATTCACGCCGTGGTGCCGGCGGGACTGCATCTGCGCGATCAGCTCGTCGTGCTGCAGATCATCAAGAACGAGTTTCCGAAACGACCGATTCATTTTTCGGTGGGCGGTTATCCCGGAGCCATCGGTCTCGATCGGTATGTGGTGGGACACGGCCTGACACAGCGTCTGCTCGAGCACCCGGCGGCGGAGAATCCCGCCTTTCTGCCGGTTGGCAACCAGTATATCGATCCGGTGGTGAGCGACTCGCTCTGGAATACCTACCGGGCACCGGCCGCGCTGCTGTCGCAGGGCCAGTGGATCGACGAACCATCCGTGTCCATTCCGTATGCCTATGCGTACACGGGACAACTCACCGGGTACGTGCGCATCGCGCGCGGCGATTCACTGGCGGGCGAACGATTGCTGCGGCAGACGGATTCCATCGCCAGGGCGATCGGGATTGTGCGGTAACCATGCGACACCCAGGCCACGACCAGTCGGCAGCCAGTCGGCAGCCCGTCGATAGCCCCGTGATGGTTACGTGGTGTTTCGGCAACGACTCCGGATGACACCGTGCAATCCCTGTGTCACGGAATGGCCTGAACCGTGTGCCGATAGGTGCCGTTCGGCTGCAGGGCAAAACCGATCTCGCGCACGGGGGTGAGCAGATTGAGCGTGGCGCCATCGGGTCCGAAAAACACGATGTTGTCTCCTTCCTGGTCCTGCATGCTGACGGCCGAACCGGCGCGCGCGCTCGAGACCCAGATGGCCTGATAGCCCGGCAGAAAGTCCCGCACCACCTGCGCCATGGCCCGCGGCAGACTGTGATCGTGACTGGCGAGATACGCTTCACGCGGTGTGGTGTAGCGGGCACCGGTGAGCGCCTTCTTCACGCGCGGATCGGAACCGATGGCCCGGAGCAGAGAACGCCCCGCATTGCTGCTCAACGAGAGATCGGCAATCTGCGTGGCCACCGGGAACGTGTATTCGAAGATCCGCTTGGTGGCCAGCATGGCCGGAAACGTCGTGCTGGTGAGCGTGGTGGGTTGTCCATCGAGTTGTCGCTGCACGTCCAGATCGAGAGTCGTCTGGAAGGCATAGAACGTCAGCTCTCCCAGCAGCGCATCGTTCATTCCCAACGACGTGTACACCCCGCCCGCGCCGGGTTTTCCCTTTGCAGCGGAAACCGATGACGCAGGACGCGGTCCCGTCCATCGGTACTCGTCGTTGACGCTGCTCCTGTACACGGTGCGATACTTGTCGGCGCCGGCACGTCCCTTGTCCACCGCGCCGCCGCTGCGATACACCCGGGAAGCTCCCGGAACCGTCCGTGACGATATCGTCGAAAGCAGATCGCGCATGCGCAGGTACACGGCTTCGTAGACGTCGGGATGTTTGATGGGCACGATGCGAGCTTCCTTCCGGGGGTATCGACGGGGTGTCTGCGGGGTGTCGACGAGTGTCTCGCCAATCTCTGGCGAAGGCAATCCATCGGCACCCATCTTTGCAGGCCGGTCACGGATGTCCACTGTGACCGGACGCACATTCGCCGCCTTTCACCGGTCCCGCCCATGCCCCCTCTCTCTGGTGTCTTCCGGCCCACAGCGCCTCTGATTGCCGCCGCGCTGCTGGCGTCTCTGCTGATATCCCCGCTGACTCCGTCTCACACCCGCGCGCAGCCGCCGGGCCTCCGTGGCACCCTGGTGGTGACCAACAAGACGCCCGGCACCGCCACCATCATCGACGTGGCATCGAAGCGCATCCTGGCCACGCTGCCCACCGGCCATGGTCCGCACGAAATCGTGCTCACGCGCGATGGACGCACGGCCATCGTCTCCGACTACGGCACCGGCCCCGCCCCGGGCGGCACGCTCACGTTCATCGACGTGCCTGGCAAACGTGTCACGCGCACCGTGTCGCTCGGCGAATACAAACGCCCCCACGGACTCGTGCTGATGCCCGGGGACTCCATCGTGGCCGTCACCTCCGAAGCCAATCGTGCGCTGCTGCTGGTGCGCGTGGCCAATGGGGAGATCGCCAGAGTCATTCCCACCGCGCAGAACGGGTCCCACATGGTGGGCATCACCGCCGATGGCACACGCGGCTGGACCGGCAACATCGGCAGCAACACCGTCTCCGAACTCGATCTCGTTGCCGGTCGGTCGCTGCGCACCATCGCCGTGCCCGCGCAACCGGAAGCCATCAACGTCACGCCGGATGGCAACGAAGTGTGGGTGGGTAGCAATGCCACCGGCCGCGTGAGCGTGGTCGATACAAAAACCGGCGCCGTGACCACGGCGGCCGAAGGTTTCGGCTGGCCGTATCGTGTGTTGTACTCGCCAGACAATCGTCTCGTGCTGATGCCCGATCTGCGCAAGGAAGAACTGCGTTTCATCGATCGCGCTTCGCGCAGGGAACTCGGCCGTCTCCCGCTGCCGGGCAAGGCGCCCCAGGGCATCATCTTCGCGCCCGATGGCAGGCACGTCTTTCTGTCGTTCAGTCAGGCCGCAGCGGTGGCCGTCATCGATGTGGCCACACGACAGATCGTCGGCGAGATCGGCGCCGGTGACACACCCGATGGCGTCGTCTACACACCCACCGTCGTCACGCCCTGACTGCCGACCGCACTCCAGCTACGCCAGCCACTCCTTGAACAGCTTCTCGTCGACGCCGACACACAGCTTGTTCTGCAGACGCACCAACGGCTGCTTCAGGAGATAGGGTTCGTCGGCGAGGATGCTGAGCCATCGCTCCTCGCCGTACATGGCCGTGCGCAATCCGAGTTCGGCAAACCGCTTCGACTCGCGGTCGAGAATGCCCTCCACGCCGAACTTCTGCGCGAATCGTTTGAGCTCGCCGAGTGATGCCGCCCGCTCGGCGAGATCGACAAAATGGGTTTTCACGCGACGTTCGGCGAAGAACCGCAACGCCTTGCGCGTGTCCGCGCTCTTTTTCGTTCCGAAGATCTGAACCTGCAGGTCGGCCGGTGGCATGGCGGGAAATTAGCGGACGCCAGTCACTCAGCGCAGCTCGACCCGCACCACGAGCTTGAGCCCCGACCACACCTCGTCCACGGCACACACCTTCACGTCCACCCAGCCCATGGGCAGCGCCACCGCGCGCACGACGTCTTCGGTGATATCGGTGGGCACCTTGGAGGCTTTTTTCGGCCACGACACCCAGACCATGGCGTCGGCGGATAGCACCTCGCGACAGGTGGTCAGCCGCGTGACCAGCTCGGCGCGCTCCGTCGTGAAGAGATGTACGATGCGGGTGGTCGCCGACGCTGTCCGGCCGAACGTCACGCCATCGGGCAACGGGGCGAGCAATTCGCGGTAGTGCTTCGGAGCACCGATGGCCACGACCCGATCACCGGCCTTGATGCCGAGTTTGCGGGCGAGCGGGGTGCCGGAGTAGCCTGCGGTGGGCATGTCAGCCATGCTTCATCTCCATCAACTTGCCGAAGCCATTCACTACGTCGTAAGTGACGGTCGCGGCCTGAGTTTGGAATTTGAGCTTCATGCCTCAGCGCCTCTCAGTTCTCTCTCGATATCCTCAATGCTGGGCAAGCTGCTCTGCAGGGTTTGCGGCAATGCACGGGTCAATTCAAAACCCGATACGCCAATGGGTTTAGTCATATCTCGCAAGGCGTATTCCGCCAACACCCGGTCGGACTGCTGACACAGAATCAGACCAATGGTCTGTTCATCGGTTTTGTGGCGCAGCAAATCATCGACCACGCTGCAATAGAAATTCATTTT comes from Gemmatimonas aurantiaca and encodes:
- a CDS encoding DUF2723 domain-containing protein → MTDNSMQQPQRRFLSSPLAAGARAVPYAGLCALIVILAGFVDLWFGGTDLASVLLVLGYVVAVPWAIWFSGHHVGAAGSSRTGIPATPAIPDDEPAPYRVAAIVGVMVLALYVVSLAPTTAMWDASEYIAAAKVLGIPHPPGNPLFVLIAHAFALLPVPLSYAGRINLLAATTSAISAALWFLVTWRALRGWRMPTVPRRVTSGAAALLGATCFTVWNQSVVNEKVYTVAMLGLAASAWCALQWHDSPAHSRRSTSWLLLFVYLCALGYTNHPAGFLPLPAFGVYVLWRRASTLLQWRVLMAAAGVMILGLSVFLYQPIRAAHHPAMNVGEPTACVGAPELACTFSAETYAKVMANVSREQYGGHRVMERQAPLSAQFGMWWQYFEWQMVRDAARTLPTLQRALAIMALGLGLFGGWMHFRRDRGSFAFFGPLVFTLTPALVVYLNFRYGATQAPELGDAVNREVRDRDYFFLWSFATWSVWVALGLGSLWQSLALRLTQRLAPHLASRDHTPTDHRPLVSSSASSSASSPVSSSTASSMGNTRAWLLTSAVMAVALIPLIGNAGAAPRRGQTFTALWARDLLESVSPNGILITSGDNDSFPVWYAQLVEGVRPDVVLAITPYLNADWYAHHLVPDVEQIPPYVELREPAVFEHGTIHAVVPAGLHLRDQLVVLQIIKNEFPKRPIHFSVGGYPGAIGLDRYVVGHGLTQRLLEHPAAENPAFLPVGNQYIDPVVSDSLWNTYRAPAALLSQGQWIDEPSVSIPYAYAYTGQLTGYVRIARGDSLAGERLLRQTDSIARAIGIVR
- a CDS encoding ArsC/Spx/MgsR family protein; this translates as MPPADLQVQIFGTKKSADTRKALRFFAERRVKTHFVDLAERAASLGELKRFAQKFGVEGILDRESKRFAELGLRTAMYGEERWLSILADEPYLLKQPLVRLQNKLCVGVDEKLFKEWLA
- a CDS encoding DUF3052 domain-containing protein — encoded protein: MADMPTAGYSGTPLARKLGIKAGDRVVAIGAPKHYRELLAPLPDGVTFGRTASATTRIVHLFTTERAELVTRLTTCREVLSADAMVWVSWPKKASKVPTDITEDVVRAVALPMGWVDVKVCAVDEVWSGLKLVVRVELR